One Aegilops tauschii subsp. strangulata cultivar AL8/78 chromosome 2, Aet v6.0, whole genome shotgun sequence genomic window, TTGTCTTACAATGCCCTGCCATTTTCTAGAATGAAGGACCGGATGTTGATGATGATTGGCCCGAGGACGAGGATGATGACTGGCCCGAGGAcgaggatgatgatgaggacgagGTGAAAATTTGTGTTCCTTTGCTGTTAGTTCTTAGTTCAATTCCATGAGTTGGTGACTTGAGTTCTTTGTCCAGTTGTTCTGAACACATAGATTTATCCCTCGTCAGTCATCACAGTATTGGATTTTCTTTTATACTTGTTGATTGTATTCGTTGGAGTTTGAATACGCTGTTGTGGTTGTTTTCCTAATGATGCCTGGTTTTTCACTGCACTTTTTCCCACTGTTCTCTGCATCTGTGCTGGAAAGTGTTTTTTTTACAAGCATGTTCGGCCATTTTCTAGGATCAAGGACTGGATGACGATGATGATTGGCTCGAAGACGAAGATGATGAGGGTTGGGAGGTGATGCAAGAGGATGAGGTGAAAATTTGTGTTCCTTCGCTGCTATTCTTAGTTCAATTCCATGAGTTAGTGACTTGAGTTATTTGTCCAATTGTTCTGAACACGGAGAAGGATGCGTCGCGGTGTTGAATTGATTTTCTAATTGTTGATTGCATTAGTTGGAGTCTTAATCAGTTGTTTTAGTTGTTACTACACTTGTTGTTGTTTTTTTGTACTTATGGGCTTTATTTGTGCTAGAAAGTATCCTTTACAACTATCTGTCTGCAATTATTTAGGTTGAATTACCAGATGAGGAGAAATTCTACATTTCATTGTTTATGAGCGCTCAAAAGAAGAATCTCCCGCATGATCTTGTTCGGCATCACTCGGTGCCGCTCAacaaaaatgaatatttttctctGTGGGAAAATTGGAACCAGCTGCTGGATGGCAAGAGAACATACCTCCGACCACTGAAAGACTGCCGTATTCTCAGTGTCAGTGGTGTTTTCCGGTGTCCGGATGCTCGTCCAAGGACATTAGGATGCCAGGTGAGAACAATGTAGCTCCTCTGTTCACAACAATGCATTGACCTTTTAATATTTTCCTCATTCAGTTAACACCATCTAATAGTTCCAATGTCCTACAATAAACTTTCACTAGATATTCAAGAGTTATCACCATCTTGCTTATGATGCTAATATATATTATCATTCCCCTTAAATGTTTGTCAAACTGCAATCATGCCCTGAGGGAACTATGGTATTATCTTGGAAAATCATTGGCTTCTATTTGAAATTTTGAATCCTTTGTTGTTAGTTTCTTATTCTTTCTGGAACATAACATTTTCGTAGACGTTACTCTGTGTAATTACAGTGGAACTTACCCTTGATAAGGTCATGTGTCTCAAGTCTTACCAATAATGTGAGTTAGGGTACAGGAGAAGTTCTTATGTGACATAAAATAAGTTACAGTTTTGCACATTGTGATCGATGATCCTTATCTAATGTAACATAGGTTTTCCTAATGAAGGCCTCATATCATTTTCCTACCAAATAAGTGGATGATTGATGTGTGAAAACCATAAAAGAATTTCTTAGGCTTACAATTTTGCGCCTTGTGCTTCAGCATTACTTATTCGAATCCATCCTTAATTCAGATGAATCTACTAAATCGTTAGTGCCCTTTTTGTGATACTTATTCTTTGTATGGCAGGAACCACTCTTGGATTTGGTTCAGGATTATCCAGATAATGACATTTTCCAGGAAATTATCAAGGTAAGTTTGCATGCCACTATAGGAGCATTCTCGTCATTTAAGTGTTCTATGCTAATGCGCAAAACTAGTTTTGTGCAGGTTCTTTGTCAGCGCTATTTGCACTTCAGACGAACTCGCGGAGATGGCAACTATTTCTACAGAGCTTTCTTTTTCTCCTACTTGGTAACTTTCTAAGTTACTAGGTTTTTATGCTGTTGCTTTTTTGTTTTGCATCAAAGTTTAATATGAGTATGCTTGTAAACAGGAAAATCTTGGACAAATGCAAGATAGTCAAGCTGAAGTTACTCGTCTAATGGAACATGTGGCAGTGTCCAGAGAGAATTTCTGTCATCTGAAATGGGACAAAGCATACTTCTTAAATCCTGAAGAATACTTTTCAAGTGTTGTTTCTGTATGTATTCTCCTAGCTTACAGAAGCTTAGTTTTTTTTCTCTGACCTCGTAACCCTAGTTCTTTGTAATACTTAGTTCAGTCATTTAGTGAAAAACAAACTACGTATGATTTATAATACTTGCCAAAATAACTTGATGTCCCTTATGTGGCCTGAATTGTCCAGTGCTGCTTGTAATATGTGGTTGGCTGTAATCCTAGCGGGTTGACGACTTTGTTAGTTCAAAGTCAAGCTCGGCTCGAGCCTCTTCTCTAACTATTTTTGTCCAGTGCCCTTGCTGAATCTGCTTTGAAGTTATCTGAACCCATGCTACATTATCAGAAAATATCTTTGATACAGAACAATACCTTAAAatgtttttgtgtttttctttccTCTGTAGAAACTGTTTTTCTGTCCTCTGTAAAAAAAAGCATATGGCACTACACACTTAAATGAAACGAGAAGTAGATGCAAGGTCGTAATCGCTGTTTGTGGTCTGCTACATAAAGGATAGGAAAAATCTATCACATATAGCGGGTCATCGTAAAAGCTAAAATCTACTCTCACTTTTTACTATAATACACATCTTTGGTTACTGTTATGATTTCCGATTATGAAATATATGTAGCGAGACATATAGTGAACACTGAGCCATATGTCTACTGAACTAAGACAGCCAGCCTGAACTAATCTATTTCTTATCAAAAGAACAGCATGAGGTTCCAAGAAGTATTAAACTCCTTGGTCTTAGCGAATTCCAAAATATGTGCCCTAAAACAGAGGGGGTATGCAGAGTGAGAGGAGAGGGAAAACTTATGAGCACTCTGCCATACATGTAAATTTAGGGGAGGGCTGTGGAGTTCTCCAAATATTTATTTTTCTTGTTTCCATATTACTTTTTCTTTAAGGATATCTAAGAAGAGTATAGAGGAAAAAATGTTTATTTAGTTGAAGTAGTTTTGGCACATGTTGCATGGAGGAGCCATAGCTGCTATATGAATATTGGATATAGCAGTATTAGCTCTGACAGGAAATTATTCAATGGCTTAGAATTTCATGCTGTAAAAGCTATAGCGTGCTATTTAAATTTTGAAACACTGAGTATATGGCATGGTGGAGAGTACTGGTCTACCGGACCATACCAACTTGAGAGCTCCTTAATAATGCTATGGTCTGTCATCATATTCCACTTGACTAAAACTCCACTTTTCATTCTTGCTACAGTATGGATGCTATTCAGCTCAAGTATTGTTTCCTGAAATAGCATTCACTACAAAAGTAGTGGAGCATTAGGAGCAGTCGGCATGATATGTCGCGGAAATATTTGTTTCCCACACCATTACAACTGCTGTATACCGTATATATGTTAAACAAATATGATTCTCTTCATAATATATCTCAAGTTATATACTTAACCATTTGTCTTCATGTTCTTTCAGGAGTTGAATCATTTGGTCAATTCTGTTGCAAATGGGTATGAGCTTTTAACTTgatgttttgtagtgattttctatgaCAGGACATGACATTAAGTTACAAGATCCCTTTGCTTGTTTGTTGTTACGTTTGGGTTTTGAAAATATTTGCTTTTATCGTTTGCAGTCTGAGTTCTGATGAGTTGTACAAGAGAAGTCTAGAGGAGATGATGCCACTCAGGAGTAAGGATACTACAAGCTTGCTTAGATGTTTTGTTTGTCCACTTGTTCTCTCTCGCTTAACACCTTTTTTTTCCAGTCATTTCTTTGCTAAGATTGCTGGCAGAGACTGAGATCCGTACTCGAGAAGCTGATTACAAATCATTTATCCCTGGAAACATGAATGTCCATCAGGTTAGAGTTTCTTATCCCTACTACTGTTCTTGAACAATCAACTAGTGAATTACGTATCCTTTGTCTTTGTCGTAAAAGTATATGTAGTTCATTATCAAGGTTGAGAATTTTCTCTGCATAAACAGTGTTATTTTCTGTCCTTTGTACAGTAATAACATAATCATGACTAAACCAATACTAAGTTTACCATTCACAGACCGAGCTCACTATTTGACATTTTATGGTTTTGGCATCAGTATTGCTACAAGGAGGTGCGGCCCCTGGATGTTAAACCAACGATGTTGGCAATGAGGGCTCTAACATATGCACTTGGCATCCCGCTGCGACTCGAAATTCTAGGCAGAGCCTTGATGGCTGGAGATTTGCAAGTAAAGCGCCTTGATTTCTTCCCTCGATCAGAGTCAGGGAAGGGTGCTTTCCATATGGTCCAAAGCTACTGGTCCTCAACCTCAACCCCTGAACTGCTGGAGCTGGGAAGTGGCAACCTGTTATCATCTGATGGCACACCTTCGCTGAC contains:
- the LOC109773944 gene encoding uncharacterized protein is translated as MGINFKVKLYSTDRAGSSGDGGAGPTPPPAPGLPSSPSLDPAPVSASSLPLQPARQPPLTPIVKYTNEGPDVDDDWPEDEDDDWPEDEDDDEDEDQGLDDDDDWLEDEDDEGWEVMQEDEVELPDEEKFYISLFMSAQKKNLPHDLVRHHSVPLNKNEYFSLWENWNQLLDGKRTYLRPLKDCRILSVSGVFRCPDARPRTLGCQEPLLDLVQDYPDNDIFQEIIKVLCQRYLHFRRTRGDGNYFYRAFFFSYLENLGQMQDSQAEVTRLMEHVAVSRENFCHLKWDKAYFLNPEEYFSSVVSELNHLVNSVANGLSSDELYKRSLEEMMPLRIISLLRLLAETEIRTREADYKSFIPGNMNVHQYCYKEVRPLDVKPTMLAMRALTYALGIPLRLEILGRALMAGDLQVKRLDFFPRSESGKGAFHMVQSYWSSTSTPELLELGSGNLLSSDGTPSLTLLCRSEDCDILYR